One stretch of Manis pentadactyla isolate mManPen7 chromosome 10, mManPen7.hap1, whole genome shotgun sequence DNA includes these proteins:
- the LOC130685120 gene encoding olfactory receptor 6C65-like: MFFFLRNFSFLEISFTTVCIPRFLVSIVTGDMTISYNSCMAQVFFFILLGSTEFFLLTAMSYDPYIAICKPLHYTTIMNSRICNQLVVSSWLAGFLIIFPPVIMGLQLDFCGSNIIDHFTCDSSPMLLISCTDTTFLELMAFLLAVFTLMITISLVILSYAFILKTILGIPSTEQRKKAFSTCSSHMIVVSISYGSCIFMYVLQKKVWL; the protein is encoded by the coding sequence atgtttttctttcttaggaaTTTTTCTTTCCTAGAAATCTCATTCACAACAGTTTGCATTCCTAGATTTCTAGTTAGCATTGTAACAGGGGATATGACCATTTCCTATAATTCTTGCATGGCCCAAGTGTTTTTTTTCATCCTCCTTGGttcaacagaattttttcttttgacaGCTATGTCCTATGACCCGTACATAGCCATCTGTAAGCCATTGCATTACACAACAATAATGAACAGCAGAATCTGCAACCAGCTTGTAGTTAGTTCTTGGCTGGCAGGATTTCTCATTATCTTTCCACCTGTGATCATGGGGCTGCAGCTGGATTTTTGTGGCTCCAATATCATCGACCACTTCACCTGTGACTCTTCCCCTATGCTACTGATCTCCTGCACTGACACAACATTCCTGGAGCTCATGGCATTTTTGCTGGCAGTATTCACACTCATGATAACCATATCACTAGTGATTCTTTCTTACGCATTCATTCTTAAAACAATTCTGGGAATCCCCTCtactgaacaaaggaaaaaggcctTTTCTACTTGTTCCTCACACATGATTGTTGTCTCTATTTCTTATGGAAGTTGTATTTTCATGTATGTTCTGCAAAAGAAGGTGTGGCTTTGA